CGCAGTTGCAGGACCAGCGCGAGCAGCACCCACACCCCGATCGTGCCGAGGATCGCCGACGGCGAGCCGCCCGAGACCAGCAGCGCCGCGTCGGCGGCCAGCGCGCCCGCGAAGCCCAGCGCGATGCCCTGCCGGGCCGGCCACATCCCGTTCAGCCGGAACCAGCCCGCCGCGGTGACGGCCTGGAGGATCACCAGCGGCACGAGCAGCGCGTAGGTCCCGATCGCCGCGGCACCGGCCAGCAGCAGCCCGAGCAGCGCCGTCAGCGCCGCCGGCTGCATGCCGGGCTCGATGATCGGCGAGCGACCCTCCGCGCGGGCCCGCTGCGCGTCGGTGACGCGCGCGTTCCCGCCGACGGTGGCGGGGCCGTAGCCGCCGGCGGAGGCGTCGGCGTCGGTCGCGGCCGGGGCCGCGGGTTCCTGCGGCGTCCGGGGGCTACGGGGCTCCTGGGACGACTGGGGCGGCCGGGGCGACTGCGGGGTCAGAATCGCCGTCTCCGGATCCGGCGCCTGCGCGGACACCGCCTGGTGGTTCTGCGTCTCCCAGGTCTGCCCCTGCCACTGCTGCGTGTACTGCTGAGCGGCGTGCGGGTCCTCATACCCCTGGTACCCCTGCCCGGGCCACGCCTGCGGCTGCTGCCCGTAGGGGCCGTAGGGGTCGTACGGCTGGTTCTGCTGATGCGGCTGGTTCGGCTGGTTGGTCATCGCTCATCCTCCTGCGAACGGCGGGAGCACCTCGACCGTGCCGCCGTCGGCCAGCCGTACCGTCTCATGTCCGCGGGTGCCCACGGGGTCGCCGTCCACCAGGAACGAGCACCGGCGCAGGACGCGCTCGAGCTCGCCGGGGTGCCGCTCGCGCACTCCGTCGAGCGCCTCGGCGAGGGTGGCCGCCTCGTACGGCTCCTCGGCCACCCCGGCCGCGGCCTTGGCGGCGGCCCAGTAGCGCACCGTGACCTTTGGCATCTGCTTCCTCAATGAATTCGGCGATGAACCCCGTCAGGCTAGCCCGCCCGGGCCGCGACCCACTCCCCGATCCGGGCCAGCAACGCCTCGCCGGCCGCGTGCTCGGCATGCCCCATCCCCGGCTCCAGCCAGAGTTCACCCTGGTCACCGGCGGCGGCGGCCAGCATCCGCGGGTGGTCGACGGGGAAGTAGCCGTCGGCCTCGCCGTGCACGATCAGCAGCGGGGTGGGGGCGATCCTCGGCACCGCCTCCACCGGGGAGAGCGGGACCGGGTCCCAGTCACGGTGGTGGATGCGGGTCCCGAAGCCGTACCGGCCGACGATCCGCCCCTCCGGCCGCGTCACCATCCAGTGCAGCCGCCGCATCGGGGCGGTCCCCCGGTAGTACCAGCGGGCCGGGGCGCTGACCGACACCACCGCGTCGGTCTCGCGGGGGTGCAGCGCCGCGTGCCGCAGCACCACCGAGCCGCCCATCGAGAACCCGACCGTCCCCACGCGCGCGTGCCCGAGCTCCCGCGCCCACCGCACCGCCGCCGCCAGGTCGAGCACCTCCCGGTCCCCGACCGTGGACCGCCCGCCGGACGCACCGTGGCCCCGGAAGGAGAACGTGACGACCGCCCCGTAACGCGCGAAGACCTGCGCCACCCTTCGTACATGCGGCCGGTCCACGGCCCCGGTGAAACCGTGGGCGACGACGAACACGGGAGGACCGGAAGGCGTCCGCGAGGCGTCGTGCACCGCGGTGCCGGGGTCGTACAGGGCGTCGATCGTCACCCCGTCGGCCGTACGCAGAAACGTCCTCGACGGCCTCCGTACACGCGTTCCCGCGGGCGTCTCGGAGTGTGGACGATCGGTGGAACGCGCCACATGACCTGCCGGACCAGAGCTCATGTGGGCTATTCTGCTGGGCATAGGACTCGGGCAGCGAAGCCCCCGGGTCCTTTTGTGCTTTCGGAAGCGTTGTATACGAAGCGGGAAACCGCAGGTGTACGGGGCCTTCGGGATCGCAGACAGAGCGGTGCTGTACCAACAAGCGTCCTCGCAGGGACCGAGGAGGAACCAGACGTATGAGTTCTCTGCTGCTCCTGACCAACGCCCTCCAGCCCTCGACGGAGGTGCTCCCCGCCCTCGGCCTGCTCCTGCACACCGTGCGCGTGGCCCCCGCGGAGGGCCCCGCCCTCGTCGACACCCCCGGTGCCGACGTCATCCTCATCGACGGCCGGCGCGATCTGCCGCAGGTGCGCAGCCTCTGTCAGCTGCTGCGCTCCACCGGGCCGGGCTGCCCGCTCGTCCTCGTCGTCACCGAGGGCGGCCTCGCCGCCGTCACCGCCGACTGGGGCATCGACGACGTCCTGCTCGACACCGCCGGCCCGGCCGAGGTCGAGGCCCGGCTGCGGCTGGCCATGGGCCGGCAGCAGATCGTCAGCGACGACTCCCCCATGGAGATCCGCAACGGCGACCTGTCGGTCGACGAGGCGACGTACTCGGCCAAGCTCAAGGGCCGCGTCCTCGACCTCACCTTCAAGGAGTTCGAGCTCCTGAAGTACCTCGCCCAGCACCCCGGCCGCGTCTTCACCCGCGCCCAGCTGCTCCAGGAGGTCTGGGGCTACGACTACTTCGGCGGTACGCGCACGGTCGACGTGCACGTACGGCGGCTGCGCGCCAAGCTCGGCCCCGAGCACGAGTCGCTGATCGGCACCGTCCGGAACGTCGGTTATCGATTTGTTACGCCGGAGAAGCCGGAGAAGATGGACCGCCTCACCGAGGAAGCGAAGGCCAAGGCGGCCAAGGCAAAGCCGGACACCGCGGACAACTCGGCCGCCCTGAACGCGACCGAGGCCCGCGCGAAGGCGTAAAGAGGCGTATTGCGGCGCCGGCCCGGGCATCGCTTCCCGCACGGGATGCCCGGACGGCGGTCGGGATATCGTACGGAACCTCCTTTACGCCCTGCCCAGAGCCGGTATATCCGCGTAGACTCCGCGCGTGGCCAAGGTGACTCGGGATGATGTGGCGCGGCTGGCAGGGACTTCCACTGCCGTGGTCAGTTATGTCATCAACAACGGACCCCGGCCGGTCGCCCCGGCCACGCGCGAGCGTGTCCTCGCCGCGATCAAGGAACTGGGGTACCGGCCCGACCGGGTGGCCCAGGCCATGGCGTCCCGGCGCACGGACCTCATAGGCCTGATCATCCCGGACGCCCGCCAGCCCTTCTTCGGGGAGATGGCGCACGCGGTCGAGCAGGCCGCCTCCGAGCGCGGAAAGATGGTCCTCGTCGGCAACACCGACTACGTCGGCGAACGCGAGGTCCACTACCTGCGCGCCTTCCTGGGGATGCGGGTCTCCGGACTCATCCTCGTCAGCCACGCGCTCAACGACCTCGCCGCCGCCGAGATCGAGGCCTGGGACGCCCGGGTCGTGCTGCTGCACGAACGGCCCGAGGCCATCGACGACGTCGCCGTCACCACGGACGACCTGGGCGGCGCCGAGCTCGCCGTCCGGCACCTGCTGGAGCACGGCCACGAGTACGTCGCCTGTATGGGCGGCATAGCCGAGACCCCCGCGGTCGGCGACCCGGTCTCCGACCACGTCGAGGGCTGGCGCCGCGCGATGGACGAGGCCGGGATCTCCACGGAGGGCCGCCTCTTCGAGGTCCTCTACAACCGCTACGACGCCTACCAGGCCGCCCTGAAGATCCTCTCCGGCCCCCAGCGCCCCCCGGCGATCTTCTGCTCCACCGACGACCAGGCGATCGGCCTGCTGCGCGCGGCGCGCGAACTGCGCATCGACGTGCCCGGCGAGCTGGCGGTGGCCGGCTTCGACGACATCAAGGAGGCGGCGCTCACGGACCCGCCCCTCACG
The Streptomyces tuirus genome window above contains:
- a CDS encoding MoaD/ThiS family protein; protein product: MPKVTVRYWAAAKAAAGVAEEPYEAATLAEALDGVRERHPGELERVLRRCSFLVDGDPVGTRGHETVRLADGGTVEVLPPFAGG
- a CDS encoding alpha/beta hydrolase; translation: MSSGPAGHVARSTDRPHSETPAGTRVRRPSRTFLRTADGVTIDALYDPGTAVHDASRTPSGPPVFVVAHGFTGAVDRPHVRRVAQVFARYGAVVTFSFRGHGASGGRSTVGDREVLDLAAAVRWARELGHARVGTVGFSMGGSVVLRHAALHPRETDAVVSVSAPARWYYRGTAPMRRLHWMVTRPEGRIVGRYGFGTRIHHRDWDPVPLSPVEAVPRIAPTPLLIVHGEADGYFPVDHPRMLAAAAGDQGELWLEPGMGHAEHAAGEALLARIGEWVAARAG
- a CDS encoding response regulator transcription factor encodes the protein MSSLLLLTNALQPSTEVLPALGLLLHTVRVAPAEGPALVDTPGADVILIDGRRDLPQVRSLCQLLRSTGPGCPLVLVVTEGGLAAVTADWGIDDVLLDTAGPAEVEARLRLAMGRQQIVSDDSPMEIRNGDLSVDEATYSAKLKGRVLDLTFKEFELLKYLAQHPGRVFTRAQLLQEVWGYDYFGGTRTVDVHVRRLRAKLGPEHESLIGTVRNVGYRFVTPEKPEKMDRLTEEAKAKAAKAKPDTADNSAALNATEARAKA
- a CDS encoding LacI family DNA-binding transcriptional regulator; this translates as MAKVTRDDVARLAGTSTAVVSYVINNGPRPVAPATRERVLAAIKELGYRPDRVAQAMASRRTDLIGLIIPDARQPFFGEMAHAVEQAASERGKMVLVGNTDYVGEREVHYLRAFLGMRVSGLILVSHALNDLAAAEIEAWDARVVLLHERPEAIDDVAVTTDDLGGAELAVRHLLEHGHEYVACMGGIAETPAVGDPVSDHVEGWRRAMDEAGISTEGRLFEVLYNRYDAYQAALKILSGPQRPPAIFCSTDDQAIGLLRAARELRIDVPGELAVAGFDDIKEAALTDPPLTTIASDRPAMARAAVDLVLDDGLRVAGARRERLKVFPSRLVTRQSCGCA